From one Phocaeicola salanitronis DSM 18170 genomic stretch:
- a CDS encoding O-acetylhomoserine aminocarboxypropyltransferase/cysteine synthase family protein: protein MEQKLSKETLCVQAGWTPKNGEPRVVPIYQSTTFKYDDSDQMARLFDLKDTGYFYTRLQNPTNDAVAAKIAALEGGVGAILTSSGQAANFYAVFNICEAGDHIVCSSTIYGGTFNLFGVTLKKLGIECTFIDADAPEEEIDKAFQPNTKCMFGETISNPSINVLDIEKFARIAHKHGVPLIVDNTFATPINCRPFEWGADIVTHSTTKYMDGHATSVGGVVVDSGNFDWMAHADKFPGLTTPDESYHGLTYATAFGKMAYITKITAQLMRDLGSIPSPMNAFLLNLGLETLHLRVPRHCANAQKVAEWLEANPKVKWVHYCGLKSNKYYELAQKYLPNGSCGVIAFGLKGTREDAVKFMDSLKLACIVTHVADARTCVLHPASHTHRQLSDEQLIEAGVAPDLIRLSVGIENVDDIIADLEQALQSI from the coding sequence ATGGAACAGAAATTAAGCAAAGAAACCCTCTGCGTACAGGCAGGGTGGACTCCCAAGAACGGAGAGCCGCGTGTAGTGCCCATCTATCAAAGCACTACCTTTAAATACGATGACAGCGACCAAATGGCACGCCTGTTCGACCTGAAAGATACCGGATATTTCTATACCCGTCTGCAGAATCCCACCAACGATGCTGTAGCCGCTAAGATTGCCGCACTGGAAGGCGGTGTAGGCGCTATTCTTACTTCATCAGGACAGGCAGCTAATTTCTATGCCGTGTTCAACATCTGTGAGGCAGGCGACCATATCGTCTGCTCGTCCACCATTTATGGAGGCACATTCAACCTCTTCGGCGTTACCCTGAAGAAGCTGGGCATTGAATGTACCTTCATCGATGCCGATGCACCCGAAGAAGAAATCGACAAGGCTTTCCAGCCCAATACCAAATGTATGTTCGGTGAAACCATCTCAAATCCCAGCATCAATGTGCTCGATATCGAGAAGTTCGCACGCATTGCCCATAAGCACGGGGTACCTCTTATCGTAGACAATACCTTCGCTACTCCCATCAATTGCCGTCCCTTTGAATGGGGAGCCGACATCGTAACCCATTCTACAACGAAATACATGGACGGTCATGCCACCAGCGTGGGCGGCGTAGTGGTAGATAGCGGCAACTTCGACTGGATGGCACACGCCGACAAATTTCCCGGCTTGACCACACCTGATGAATCATATCACGGGCTGACCTATGCCACAGCTTTCGGCAAAATGGCATACATCACCAAGATAACCGCCCAGCTCATGCGCGACTTAGGCTCAATCCCTTCGCCTATGAACGCTTTCCTGCTCAACTTAGGACTGGAAACCTTGCACTTGCGTGTACCCCGCCATTGCGCCAACGCCCAGAAGGTAGCCGAATGGTTGGAAGCCAACCCGAAGGTGAAATGGGTGCATTATTGCGGTTTGAAGAGTAACAAGTATTATGAGCTGGCACAGAAATACCTTCCCAACGGTTCGTGCGGCGTTATTGCTTTCGGTCTGAAAGGAACACGCGAGGATGCCGTGAAGTTCATGGACAGCCTGAAGCTGGCTTGCATCGTGACCCACGTAGCCGATGCCCGTACCTGCGTGCTCCATCCGGCAAGCCATACCCACCGCCAGCTGAGCGATGAGCAACTTATCGAAGCCGGCGTAGCTCCCGACCTGATCCGCCTTTCGGTAGGCATCGAGAACGTAGACGATATCATTGCCGACCTTGAACAGGCATTGCAAAGTATTTAA
- a CDS encoding MutS family DNA mismatch repair protein → MAPNTWYTQRIDETSRQLSQTKAQINRISLLRVLLFVAGFAGLILFYRAGTWAVVLTVCCTFLPFFILVKVHNRLYFRKEQLETQLKLNQDELKGLEGDYSAFDEGREFINPGHPYSYDLDLFGRKSLFQALGRTCTHIGKQTLAAWMRHHLTEKAAIETRQESIRDMSRRMEFREAFRVTGSINRSADSDEEEISRWSRTPSVLQHLWWVKLCLWAVPGINILLLALGLLHILSLSWFGMMFTIFVILSFALIQRVTLIQESYGKKLKTLNRYAKLITLAKGETWQAPALRELTDKLDIDGHSPAEALTQLSKELDRLDLRNNQLLYVILEGSMFFQLRQIVRIERWKARYGKYLMGWLEAVGELDALCSLGTFAYNHPAYTYPTITNQPFCFLARNMGHPLMPEAQCVKNDAAIPSRPFFLIITGANMAGKSTYLRTIGVNYLLACMGCPVCCESLTLYPAQLITSLRTTDSLSDNESYFFAELKRLKRIIDLLNEGQELFIILDEILKGTNSADKQKGSLDLIRQFMRLNADGIIATHDLLLGTLADQFPQHIRNYCFEADIKDNELIFSYRLREGVAQNMNACFLMKKMGITIDGGD, encoded by the coding sequence ATGGCTCCGAACACTTGGTACACCCAACGCATAGACGAAACTTCACGACAACTTTCCCAGACCAAAGCACAGATTAACCGCATCAGCCTGCTGCGTGTCCTGCTCTTTGTGGCAGGCTTTGCCGGACTGATTTTGTTCTATCGCGCCGGCACGTGGGCGGTAGTGCTCACCGTGTGCTGCACGTTCCTGCCTTTCTTCATTCTGGTAAAAGTACACAACCGGCTTTATTTCCGCAAGGAACAATTAGAAACCCAACTCAAGCTGAATCAAGATGAACTGAAAGGATTGGAAGGCGACTATTCGGCTTTCGATGAAGGACGGGAGTTCATCAACCCCGGACATCCCTACTCGTACGACCTCGACCTCTTCGGACGCAAATCGCTCTTCCAAGCCCTCGGACGTACCTGCACACATATCGGGAAACAAACCCTTGCCGCATGGATGCGGCATCACCTGACGGAGAAAGCCGCTATTGAAACCCGCCAGGAAAGCATCCGCGACATGAGCCGGCGGATGGAGTTCCGCGAAGCATTCCGTGTGACCGGTTCCATCAACCGCAGTGCGGATTCCGATGAAGAAGAGATAAGCCGCTGGAGCCGGACTCCTTCTGTCCTGCAACACCTGTGGTGGGTAAAACTCTGCCTTTGGGCTGTACCCGGCATCAATATCCTGCTGCTTGCGCTCGGATTGCTGCATATCCTTTCGCTCAGCTGGTTCGGCATGATGTTTACCATCTTCGTCATCCTCAGCTTCGCGCTTATCCAGCGGGTAACCCTGATACAGGAAAGCTACGGAAAGAAGCTGAAAACCCTGAACCGTTATGCCAAACTGATAACCCTTGCCAAAGGGGAAACGTGGCAAGCCCCTGCCCTGCGTGAACTGACCGACAAGCTGGACATCGACGGACATTCTCCCGCCGAAGCCCTGACGCAACTCTCGAAGGAGCTCGACCGCCTCGACCTGCGCAACAATCAGCTCCTGTATGTCATCTTAGAGGGAAGCATGTTCTTCCAGCTCCGGCAAATCGTGCGCATCGAACGCTGGAAGGCACGCTATGGGAAATACCTCATGGGCTGGCTGGAAGCCGTAGGCGAACTGGACGCACTCTGCTCGCTCGGCACCTTTGCCTATAATCATCCGGCATACACCTATCCGACAATTACCAATCAGCCGTTCTGTTTCCTTGCCCGCAACATGGGACATCCGCTCATGCCCGAAGCCCAATGCGTGAAGAATGATGCCGCCATCCCCTCGCGCCCCTTCTTCCTCATCATCACCGGCGCCAATATGGCGGGAAAGAGCACCTACCTGCGCACCATAGGCGTCAACTACCTGCTGGCATGCATGGGCTGCCCCGTGTGTTGCGAAAGCCTGACGCTTTATCCGGCGCAACTCATCACCAGCCTGCGCACCACCGACTCACTCTCAGACAACGAATCTTATTTCTTTGCCGAGCTGAAACGCCTGAAACGCATCATCGACTTGCTGAACGAAGGACAGGAACTCTTCATCATCCTCGACGAGATACTGAAAGGTACCAACTCAGCCGACAAGCAGAAAGGCTCGCTCGACCTTATCCGCCAGTTCATGCGCCTGAATGCCGACGGCATCATCGCCACGCACGACCTGCTATTGGGCACACTTGCCGACCAGTTCCCCCAACACATCCGCAATTATTGCTTCGAAGCGGATATCAAGGACAACGAACTGATCTTCTCCTACCGCCTGCGTGAAGGAGTAGCACAGAACATGAACGCCTGCTTCCTGATGAAGAAGATGGGGATTACGATTGACGGGGGAGACTAA
- the argH gene encoding argininosuccinate lyase, translating to MGQKLWEKNVQVNAEIDRFTVGRDRELDLYLAKHDVLGSMAHITMLESIGLLKPDELKVLLEELKQIYATAEKGEFVIEDGIEDVHSQVELMLTRKLGDVGKRIHSGRSRNDQVLVDLKLFTREQLKQVAEAVETLFRVLIAQSNRYKDILMPGYTHLQIAMPSSFGLWFGAYAESLVDDMLFLQAAYKMCNRNPLGSAAGYGSSFPLDREMTTRLLGFDSMNYNVVYAQMGRGKMERNVAFALASIAGTVSKMAFDACMFSCQNFGFVKLPDECTTGSSIMPHKKNPDVFELTRAKCNKIQSLPQQIMMIMNNLPSGYFRDLQIIKEVFLPAFEELLDCLRMSAYIMERIKVNEHILDDDKYLYMFSVEEVNRLAAEGMPFRDAYKKVGLDIEAGKFTHAKEVHHTHAGSIGNLCNDKIEALMAQVMDGFDFERVAQAEKALLGR from the coding sequence ATGGGACAAAAACTTTGGGAAAAGAATGTGCAGGTAAATGCGGAAATCGACCGCTTTACCGTAGGACGCGACCGTGAACTGGACCTTTACCTGGCAAAGCACGATGTGTTGGGCTCGATGGCGCATATTACGATGCTCGAAAGCATCGGTCTGCTGAAGCCCGACGAACTGAAGGTCCTGTTGGAAGAGTTAAAGCAAATCTATGCAACCGCAGAGAAAGGTGAGTTTGTAATTGAAGACGGCATCGAGGACGTACATTCGCAAGTGGAACTCATGCTTACCCGTAAGCTGGGCGATGTAGGCAAGAGGATACATAGCGGGCGTTCGCGGAACGACCAGGTGCTGGTCGACCTGAAACTCTTCACCCGTGAGCAACTGAAGCAGGTAGCTGAGGCGGTCGAGACGCTCTTCCGCGTTCTGATTGCGCAAAGCAACCGCTACAAAGACATTCTGATGCCGGGCTATACCCATTTGCAAATTGCCATGCCTTCTTCTTTCGGACTTTGGTTTGGCGCGTATGCCGAAAGCCTGGTCGATGATATGCTGTTCCTGCAAGCCGCATATAAGATGTGCAACCGCAATCCGCTCGGCTCTGCCGCCGGATACGGCTCTTCGTTCCCCTTGGACCGTGAGATGACCACCCGCCTGCTGGGTTTCGACTCAATGAATTATAACGTAGTCTATGCGCAGATGGGACGTGGTAAGATGGAGCGCAACGTTGCCTTTGCCTTGGCAAGTATTGCCGGAACCGTATCGAAGATGGCATTCGATGCCTGTATGTTCAGTTGCCAGAACTTCGGTTTCGTCAAGCTTCCCGACGAATGTACCACGGGTTCCAGCATCATGCCGCACAAGAAGAACCCCGATGTGTTCGAACTGACCCGTGCCAAATGCAATAAAATCCAGTCTTTGCCCCAGCAGATTATGATGATTATGAACAACCTGCCTTCGGGCTATTTCCGCGACTTGCAGATTATCAAGGAAGTATTCCTCCCCGCATTCGAGGAACTCTTGGACTGCTTGCGGATGTCGGCATACATCATGGAGCGCATCAAGGTGAACGAACACATTCTGGATGACGATAAATACCTGTATATGTTCAGTGTAGAAGAGGTCAACCGTCTGGCAGCGGAGGGCATGCCTTTCCGTGATGCCTATAAAAAGGTAGGCTTGGACATCGAAGCCGGCAAGTTCACGCATGCCAAGGAGGTGCATCACACTCACGCCGGAAGCATCGGGAACTTATGCAACGATAAAATCGAAGCCCTGATGGCCCAGGTTATGGATGGTTTCGATTTCGAGCGTGTCGCCCAAGCCGAGAAGGCGTTATTGGGGCGTTGA
- a CDS encoding SRPBCC family protein, translating into MVQFESSVKHVPYSQERVYTKLADLNNLASVREKLDALKEQAGGKVEDLSFDQDSLTLKVQGISLTLRIIEREPMKCIKFEGDKTPIPLNVWIQILPVSEAEAKMKVTIRAEVNAFMKAMVSKPLQEGVEKLADMLAMIPY; encoded by the coding sequence ATGGTACAATTTGAAAGTAGTGTGAAACATGTTCCTTATTCGCAGGAACGGGTATATACCAAACTTGCCGACCTGAATAATCTGGCTTCGGTGCGTGAAAAGCTGGATGCGTTGAAAGAGCAGGCGGGAGGCAAGGTGGAAGATTTATCTTTCGATCAAGATTCGTTGACCTTGAAAGTGCAGGGCATCAGCCTTACCCTCCGCATCATCGAGCGCGAGCCGATGAAGTGCATCAAGTTTGAGGGCGACAAGACTCCTATCCCCTTGAACGTATGGATTCAGATTCTTCCGGTGAGCGAAGCGGAAGCCAAGATGAAGGTGACTATCCGTGCCGAGGTGAACGCCTTTATGAAAGCCATGGTATCGAAGCCTTTGCAAGAGGGGGTAGAGAAGCTGGCGGACATGCTCGCGATGATTCCTTATTAA
- the pyrE gene encoding orotate phosphoribosyltransferase, with protein sequence MKALERLFAEKLLKVKAVKIQPANPFTWASGWKSPIYCDNRKTLSYPALRNFVKLELCRIIMERFGEVDAIAGVATGAIPQGALVAEELNLPFVYVRSSPKDHGLENLIEGELRPGMKVVVVEDLISTGGSSLKAVNAIRQNGCNVIGMVASFTYGFDVSVEAFKEAKVELVTLTNYNAVLDAALKTNYIDEQDIPILQAWRKDPAHWTGK encoded by the coding sequence ATGAAAGCTTTGGAAAGATTATTTGCAGAAAAATTGTTGAAGGTAAAAGCTGTAAAGATTCAGCCTGCGAACCCTTTCACATGGGCATCGGGTTGGAAATCCCCTATTTATTGTGACAACCGCAAGACATTGTCTTATCCTGCCTTGCGCAATTTTGTCAAGTTGGAGTTGTGCCGTATCATTATGGAACGGTTTGGAGAAGTGGATGCAATAGCGGGTGTAGCTACAGGAGCCATTCCCCAAGGCGCATTGGTGGCAGAGGAACTGAACCTCCCGTTCGTCTATGTACGTTCGAGCCCCAAAGACCACGGTCTGGAAAACCTGATTGAGGGCGAGCTTCGTCCGGGTATGAAGGTCGTAGTGGTAGAAGACTTGATATCTACAGGCGGAAGCAGCCTGAAAGCCGTAAACGCTATCCGCCAGAACGGATGCAACGTCATCGGCATGGTGGCTTCGTTCACATACGGATTCGATGTTTCTGTAGAAGCATTCAAAGAGGCAAAAGTGGAACTGGTTACCTTGACCAATTACAATGCGGTGCTGGATGCAGCCTTGAAGACCAATTACATCGACGAGCAGGATATTCCTATCCTTCAGGCATGGAGAAAAGACCCGGCACATTGGACGGGAAAATAA
- a CDS encoding ComF family protein produces MRIWTDLREFFFPRLCVSCGKRLMQGEEGLCLACSASLPYTSIYNKEGNEMERCFWGRFPIVRASSLFYYAKGGKVAQVLYAMKYHNRRKLCVRMGEWMGSALLPSGFFEGIDCLVPVPLYRTRLRQRGYNQSELLARGISRKTGLPVCTDAVWRVRNNATQTQKSGYARWMNVEGLFRTAPQAALLEGKHILLVDDVLTTGATLTACADALSSVGGIRISVATLAWAK; encoded by the coding sequence ATGCGTATCTGGACTGACCTCCGCGAGTTCTTTTTCCCCCGGCTTTGTGTGTCGTGCGGGAAAAGGCTGATGCAGGGCGAGGAGGGATTGTGCCTGGCCTGCTCGGCGTCGTTGCCTTACACCTCTATATATAATAAGGAGGGGAACGAAATGGAGCGTTGCTTTTGGGGACGTTTCCCCATCGTGCGCGCTTCTTCGCTTTTCTATTATGCCAAGGGTGGGAAAGTGGCTCAGGTATTGTATGCGATGAAGTATCATAACCGGCGGAAGCTTTGCGTGCGGATGGGCGAGTGGATGGGGAGCGCGTTGCTCCCGTCCGGCTTCTTCGAGGGTATTGATTGCCTGGTGCCCGTACCCTTGTACCGCACCCGTTTGCGCCAGAGAGGATACAACCAGAGCGAGCTTCTGGCGCGGGGCATATCCCGGAAAACCGGGCTTCCCGTCTGTACGGACGCGGTTTGGCGGGTGCGGAACAATGCGACGCAGACCCAGAAGAGCGGGTATGCCCGCTGGATGAATGTGGAAGGCTTGTTCCGTACCGCTCCCCAGGCAGCGTTGCTGGAAGGGAAACACATCCTGCTGGTGGATGATGTGCTGACCACCGGAGCCACCCTGACGGCTTGCGCCGATGCCTTGTCTTCGGTAGGGGGAATCCGTATCAGTGTGGCGACATTGGCATGGGCAAAATGA
- a CDS encoding regulatory protein RecX, whose protein sequence is MKEYTENELRTKAEAYCAKTERCPMEVEQKLGQWGADEEMKARILASLEKDRFIDTARYCKAFVRDKYRFARWGRNKIVQALRLKRLPPEDIRAGLEEIDEDEYSRMLREVLAQKEKQVTGRNDYECAMKLIRFAVSRGFTLDEVKRYIHQASDDAYLD, encoded by the coding sequence ATGAAAGAATATACAGAAAACGAGTTGAGAACCAAGGCGGAAGCCTATTGTGCCAAGACCGAGCGGTGCCCCATGGAGGTGGAGCAGAAGCTGGGCCAGTGGGGGGCGGACGAGGAAATGAAAGCTCGCATCCTCGCATCGCTGGAGAAAGACCGGTTCATCGATACGGCACGCTATTGCAAGGCATTCGTGCGCGACAAGTACCGCTTTGCCCGTTGGGGGCGCAACAAGATTGTGCAGGCTCTGAGGTTGAAGCGCCTTCCTCCGGAAGATATCCGTGCCGGGCTGGAAGAGATTGACGAGGACGAGTACAGCCGGATGCTGCGCGAGGTGCTTGCCCAAAAGGAGAAGCAGGTGACGGGGAGAAATGACTATGAATGCGCGATGAAGCTGATTCGCTTTGCCGTATCGCGCGGCTTTACACTGGACGAGGTGAAGCGTTACATCCATCAGGCTTCGGACGATGCGTATCTGGACTGA
- the prmC gene encoding peptide chain release factor N(5)-glutamine methyltransferase — MHPVYIDIVRSLSGFYPEPEAKALAKSILTEVFRFSALDLYDGKDREFSEKEHAALEDILSRLKRFEPFQYITGEASFCGLPFHVAPGVLIPRPETAELVDWIVSDFQGKAEVSIVDIGTGSGCIAVALARFLPGARVSAWDISDAALGIARRNAERNRVRVDFRQVDVFSHIPAEAHAHIFVSNPPYIREREKADMERNVLDWEPELALFVPDGDPLRYYRRIAGLGLVHLAPSGVLYVEINQAYGAETVELLAGIGYRDIVLRKDMSGNDRMIKAVRP; from the coding sequence ATGCATCCTGTTTATATCGATATCGTCCGATCGCTTTCCGGCTTCTATCCCGAACCGGAGGCGAAAGCATTGGCAAAAAGCATCCTCACTGAAGTGTTCCGTTTTTCTGCCCTCGATTTGTACGATGGCAAAGATAGGGAATTTTCGGAAAAAGAGCACGCAGCGCTGGAAGATATTCTTTCCCGTCTCAAGCGTTTCGAGCCTTTCCAGTACATTACGGGCGAAGCGTCTTTTTGCGGCTTGCCCTTTCATGTCGCTCCCGGTGTCTTGATTCCCCGTCCCGAAACCGCCGAGCTGGTAGATTGGATTGTGTCCGATTTTCAGGGCAAGGCGGAGGTGAGCATAGTGGATATCGGTACGGGAAGCGGATGCATCGCCGTTGCGCTGGCCAGGTTCCTGCCCGGAGCGAGGGTGAGCGCATGGGACATTTCGGATGCCGCGCTCGGCATAGCCCGGAGAAATGCGGAGCGCAACCGGGTGCGTGTGGATTTCAGGCAGGTGGATGTGTTCTCGCATATACCTGCAGAGGCTCATGCACATATATTCGTGAGCAATCCTCCCTATATCCGCGAACGCGAGAAGGCGGATATGGAGCGGAACGTGCTCGACTGGGAACCGGAGCTGGCGCTTTTCGTGCCCGATGGCGACCCTTTGCGCTATTACCGGAGAATAGCCGGGTTGGGGCTTGTACATTTGGCTCCTTCCGGCGTTTTATATGTTGAGATTAATCAGGCATACGGGGCGGAAACGGTGGAATTGCTGGCAGGAATAGGCTATCGGGACATCGTCTTGCGCAAGGATATGTCGGGAAACGACCGTATGATTAAAGCCGTGCGACCATGA